The following are encoded together in the Synchiropus splendidus isolate RoL2022-P1 chromosome 7, RoL_Sspl_1.0, whole genome shotgun sequence genome:
- the LOC128763000 gene encoding rabphilin-3A-like isoform X2, with protein MTDTVMSGSSDRWGSNDRQRTMAASDKEQGNWTSQPEASSGQDLTDEEKEIINRVIARAEKMEAMEQERIGRLINRLDDMKKTVCGDGVSRCVLCGEQLGSPGVSSVVCEDCKKSMCTKCGTQCGSRPRAVWLCKICREQREVWKRSGAWFFKGFPKHFLPSPMPLSKPRETGAQAAAEPPATKAPEAREPQPRAAVSDQNQASAAEPPEPAPGPQSRAGYPPVAPKPSMVRMASGGAGPEEAGQGSPVVMKKMVPVHSSRLPPTGGSLPQQGLAAGDGASYASAAEQRAPPADRRQTAYSAPAARQQPPAAEEDDDANDYDSDEATTLGSLEFSLMYDPDSNSLHCGILKAKGLKPMDSNGLADPYVKLHLLPGASKSTKLRTKTLRNTRNPVWNESLTYHGLTDEDMQRKTLRLSVCDEDKFGHNEFIGETRVALKKLKVNTKKNFNVCLERVVATKRTATAGGARGIALYEDETGKDGADVEERGRILISLMYSTQQNRLIVGVVRCVHLAAMDANGYSDPYVKICLKPDMGKKGKCKTQIKKRTLNPEFNEEFSYDIKHSELAKKSLDISVWDYDIGKSNDYIGGCQLGITAKGENLKHWYECLKNKDKKIERWHTLVNENHVASD; from the exons ATGACCGACACGGTGATGAGCGGCAGCTCAGATCGCTGGGGGTCCAACGACAGACAGAGAACCATGGCTGCCAG CGATAAAGAGCA GGGGAACTGGACTTCGCAGCCGGAAGCCAGCTCTGGACAAGACCTCAcagatgaggagaaggagattATCAACAGGGTGATTGCCAGAGCTGAGAAAATGGAGGCCATGGAGCAGGAGAGGATTGG GCGGCTGATAAACCGCCTGGACGACATGAAGAAGACGGTGTGTGGGGACGGGGTGTCGCGGTGTGTGCTGTGCGGAGAGCAGCTGGGCAGCCCTGGAGTCAGCTCTGTGGTTTGTGAGGACTGCAAAAAG AGCATGTGTACCAAGTGTGGCACACAGTGTGGGAGTCGTCCACGCGCAGTGTGGCTGTGCAAGATCTGCAGAGAGCAGCGAGAG GTGTGGAAGAGATCTGGTGCCTGGTTCTTTAAAGGTTTCCCAAAACATTTCCTGCCTTCGCCCATGCCTTTATCTAAACCCCGAGAGACGGGCGCCCAGGCGGCAGCGGAGCCTCCAGCGACGAAAGCTCCTGAGGCCAGAGAGCCACAGCCACGAGCTGCAG TCTCAGATCAGAATCAGGCTTCAGCTGCTGAACCGCCAGAGCCAG CTCCGGGGCCCCAGAGCCGTGCCGGTTACCCACCTGTGGCCCCAAAACCGTCAATGGTGCGCATGGCCTCCGGAGGGGCTGGACCTGAGGAGGCTGGCCAAGGGAGCCCAgtggtgatgaagaagatggtGCCTGTCCACAGCTCCAGACTGCCACCTACTGGCGGTTCACTGCCCCAACAAG GTCTGGCTGCTGGAGATGGAGCTAGTTATGCGTCTGCGGccgagcagagagcgccacctgctgacagGAGGCAGACGGCCTACAGCGCCCCCGCTGCTCGACAgcagcctcctgctgctgaggaagatGACGACGCCAATGACTACGACTCAGATGAAGCCA CCACTCTGGGCTCGCTGGAGTTCAGCCTGATGTACGACCCGGACAGCAACAGCCTTCACTGTGGAATCCTCAAAGCCAAG GGGTTGAAGCCCATGGACTCCAATGGACTGGCAGATCCTTACGTGAAGCTCCATCTGCTGCCGGGAGCCAGTAAA TCGACAAAGCTGCGCACCAAGACCCTGAGGAACACGCGCAACCCTGTGTGGAATGAGTCTCTCACCTACCATGGCCTGACAGATGAGGACATGCAGCGTAAAACCCTCAG GCTGTCAGTCTGTGATGAGGACAAGTTCGGGCACAATGAGTTTATCGGGGAGACCAGAGTGGCGCTGAAGAAACTGAAGGTCAACACCAAGAAGAACTTCAACGTGTGCCTGGAGAGAGTCGTCGCA ACCAAGAGAACTGCGACAGCAGGGGGAGCCAGAGGAATCGCCCTTTACGAAGATGAG ACCGGGAAGGACGGCGCAGACGTGGAGGAGCGTGGCCGCATCCTGATCTCCCTCATGTACAGCACTCAGCAGAACCGCCTGATCGTGGGCGTGGTGCGCTGCGTTCACCTCGCTGCCATGGACGCCAACGGCTACTCTGACCCATATGTTAAAAT ATGTCTGAAACCTGATATGGGAAAGAAAGGGAAGTGCAAAACACAGATCAAGAAGCGAACTTTAAATCCAGAGTTTAATGAG GAATTCAGCTACGACATCAAACACAGCGAACTGGCCAAGAAGTCGTTAGACATCTCCGTGTGGGATTATGATATTGGGAAATCCAACGACTACATCG GTGGGTGTCAACTTGGCATCACCGCCAAGGGAGAGAATCTCAAGCACTGGTATGAGTGTTTGAAGAACAAGGATAAGAAGATCGAGCGCTGGCACACCTTGGTGAACGAGAATCACGTGGCCAGCGACTAA
- the LOC128763000 gene encoding rabphilin-3A-like isoform X1, with protein sequence MEAMEQERIGRLINRLDDMKKTVCGDGVSRCVLCGEQLGSPGVSSVVCEDCKKSMCTKCGTQCGSRPRAVWLCKICREQREVWKRSGAWFFKGFPKHFLPSPMPLSKPRETGAQAAAEPPATKAPEAREPQPRAAAPGPQSRAGYPPVAPKPSMVRMASGGAGPEEAGQGSPVVMKKMVPVHSSRLPPTGGSLPQQGLAAGDGASYASAAEQRAPPADRRQTAYSAPAARQQPPAAEEDDDANDYDSDEATTLGSLEFSLMYDPDSNSLHCGILKAKGLKPMDSNGLADPYVKLHLLPGASKSTKLRTKTLRNTRNPVWNESLTYHGLTDEDMQRKTLRLSVCDEDKFGHNEFIGETRVALKKLKVNTKKNFNVCLERVVATKRTATAGGARGIALYEDETGKDGADVEERGRILISLMYSTQQNRLIVGVVRCVHLAAMDANGYSDPYVKICLKPDMGKKGKCKTQIKKRTLNPEFNEEFSYDIKHSELAKKSLDISVWDYDIGKSNDYIGGCQLGITAKGENLKHWYECLKNKDKKIERWHTLVNENHVASD encoded by the exons ATGGAGGCCATGGAGCAGGAGAGGATTGG GCGGCTGATAAACCGCCTGGACGACATGAAGAAGACGGTGTGTGGGGACGGGGTGTCGCGGTGTGTGCTGTGCGGAGAGCAGCTGGGCAGCCCTGGAGTCAGCTCTGTGGTTTGTGAGGACTGCAAAAAG AGCATGTGTACCAAGTGTGGCACACAGTGTGGGAGTCGTCCACGCGCAGTGTGGCTGTGCAAGATCTGCAGAGAGCAGCGAGAG GTGTGGAAGAGATCTGGTGCCTGGTTCTTTAAAGGTTTCCCAAAACATTTCCTGCCTTCGCCCATGCCTTTATCTAAACCCCGAGAGACGGGCGCCCAGGCGGCAGCGGAGCCTCCAGCGACGAAAGCTCCTGAGGCCAGAGAGCCACAGCCACGAGCTGCAG CTCCGGGGCCCCAGAGCCGTGCCGGTTACCCACCTGTGGCCCCAAAACCGTCAATGGTGCGCATGGCCTCCGGAGGGGCTGGACCTGAGGAGGCTGGCCAAGGGAGCCCAgtggtgatgaagaagatggtGCCTGTCCACAGCTCCAGACTGCCACCTACTGGCGGTTCACTGCCCCAACAAG GTCTGGCTGCTGGAGATGGAGCTAGTTATGCGTCTGCGGccgagcagagagcgccacctgctgacagGAGGCAGACGGCCTACAGCGCCCCCGCTGCTCGACAgcagcctcctgctgctgaggaagatGACGACGCCAATGACTACGACTCAGATGAAGCCA CCACTCTGGGCTCGCTGGAGTTCAGCCTGATGTACGACCCGGACAGCAACAGCCTTCACTGTGGAATCCTCAAAGCCAAG GGGTTGAAGCCCATGGACTCCAATGGACTGGCAGATCCTTACGTGAAGCTCCATCTGCTGCCGGGAGCCAGTAAA TCGACAAAGCTGCGCACCAAGACCCTGAGGAACACGCGCAACCCTGTGTGGAATGAGTCTCTCACCTACCATGGCCTGACAGATGAGGACATGCAGCGTAAAACCCTCAG GCTGTCAGTCTGTGATGAGGACAAGTTCGGGCACAATGAGTTTATCGGGGAGACCAGAGTGGCGCTGAAGAAACTGAAGGTCAACACCAAGAAGAACTTCAACGTGTGCCTGGAGAGAGTCGTCGCA ACCAAGAGAACTGCGACAGCAGGGGGAGCCAGAGGAATCGCCCTTTACGAAGATGAG ACCGGGAAGGACGGCGCAGACGTGGAGGAGCGTGGCCGCATCCTGATCTCCCTCATGTACAGCACTCAGCAGAACCGCCTGATCGTGGGCGTGGTGCGCTGCGTTCACCTCGCTGCCATGGACGCCAACGGCTACTCTGACCCATATGTTAAAAT ATGTCTGAAACCTGATATGGGAAAGAAAGGGAAGTGCAAAACACAGATCAAGAAGCGAACTTTAAATCCAGAGTTTAATGAG GAATTCAGCTACGACATCAAACACAGCGAACTGGCCAAGAAGTCGTTAGACATCTCCGTGTGGGATTATGATATTGGGAAATCCAACGACTACATCG GTGGGTGTCAACTTGGCATCACCGCCAAGGGAGAGAATCTCAAGCACTGGTATGAGTGTTTGAAGAACAAGGATAAGAAGATCGAGCGCTGGCACACCTTGGTGAACGAGAATCACGTGGCCAGCGACTAA
- the LOC128763001 gene encoding group 3 secretory phospholipase A2-like has protein sequence MGLKLHRGHDVGPLCLRSSPTDAGQTLVTFLTEDIGSLFLSIWSRDRLVTCEVMTDPEVTENYRRFCAGSSDGDESRLPIIHRLLSADSPCTVGSAALTSSAGPRLRGRPRRKRAFTFPGTRWCGTGTNAADYEDLGMFDSADRCCRDHDHCRHNIPAFTMRYGVFNSNFYTVSHCGCDQRFQKCLLGVNDSIASMVGYGFFNILRVPCFELQQQRRCNTMSWWGMCKDVQEVAHAVFRSNEPFNGTVEDIGEEEPKVTEQPEVNTRTKSPKCKGRQTPRGDDFQKTQRKGCTEDTSEDQDGTEATTEATTKRSQNNRVTWTSGPRVTRQQTLTPPTTSDKPAAVTSQSSVGRGATWRTTSIPTTQTDAKQNRTQPVMSTADDLVNLTDIQRRCQTLRHLDECRYRIPPLEEKYHLQNTEMKTVYHCACTRRLAAEMEDMKQPSVLPSLLKEFVSPHCFKLAKKRKCNKRKSCAGGFVKAYDLLHALKKLEEKDRGGAGSSRKRRERGIPVRLSKRCLRLERENARMTALL, from the exons ATGGGTCTGAAGCTGCACAGAGGACACGATGTGGGACCTTTGTGTCTCAGATCCAGCCCCACAGACGCCGGCCAGACCTTAGTCACCTTCCTGACGGAGGACATCGGATCCTTGTTCCTCTCCATCTGGTCCCGGGACAGACTGGTGACGTGCGAGGTCATGACTGATCCAGAGGTCACAGAGAACTACAGGAGGTTTTGCGCggggagcagtgatggagaCGAGAGCCGTCTGCCCATCATCCACCGGTTGCTGTCTGCAGACTCACCTTGTACCGTCGGCTCCGCTGCGCTCACCAGCTCGGCGGGACCACGCCTGCGGGGCAGACCTCGAAGGAAACGTGCCTTCACCTTTCCAGGGACGCGATGGTGCGGGACTGGGACCAACGCTGCGGATTATGAAGACCTGG GCATGTTCGACAGCGCGGACCGCTGCTGCCGAGACCACGACCACTGCCGCCACAACATCCCCGCCTTCACCATGAGATACGGCGTCTTCAACTCCAACTTCTACACCGTGTCTCACTGCGGCTGCGACCAGAG GTTCCAGAAATGCCTTCTGGGGGTGAACGACTCCATTGCCAGCATGGTGGGCTACGGCTTCTTCAACATCCTGAGGGTCCCTTGttttgagctgcagcagcagaggcggTGCAACACCATGTCCTGGTGGGGAAT GTGCAAAGACGTCCAGGAGGTTGCACATGCCGTCTTCAGAAGCAATGAGCCCTTCAATGGCACAGTTGAGGACATCGGAGAGGAGGAGCCGAAGGTCACGGAGCAGCCAGAAGTCAACACGCGCACCAAGTCACCCAAATGTAAAGGAAGACAGACGCCCAGAGGGGATGACTTCCAGAAGACACAAAGAAAAGGCTGCACAGAAGACACTTCTGAGGATCAGGACGGCACAGAGGCGACGACGGAAGCAACGACAAAGAGGAGCCAGAACAACAGAGTGACCTGGACGAGTGGCCCTCGGGTGACACGCCAGCAAACCTTGACACCACCTACAACAAGCGACAAACCTGCGGCTGTAACCAGTCAAAGCAGCGTTGGACGGGGAGCGACTTGGAGGACGACCAGCATCCCGACCACACAGACGGATgctaaacaaaacagaacacagcCTGTCATGTCAACAGCTGATGACTTAGTGAACCTGACAG ACATCCAGCGTCGATGCCAGACTCTCCGACACCTGGATGAGTGCAGATACAGGATTCCTCCTCTGGAAGAGAAGTACCACCTGCAGAACACCGAGATGAAGACGGTCTACCACTGCGCCTGCACACGACG TTTGGCTGCTGAGATGGAAGACATGAAACAACCCAGCGTTCTACCTTCACTCCTCAAAGAGTTTGTGTCTCCACACTGCTTCAAACTTGCCAAGAAGAGAAAGTGCAACAAAAGGAAAAG CTGCGCAGGAGGCTTCGTCAAAGCTTATGACCTACTTCACGCactgaagaagctggaggagaaagacagaggtGGAGCGGGATCTTCGCGGAAGAGGCGGGAGCGTGGGATCCCGGTTCGGCTTTCAAAGCGATGCTTGAGGCTTGAAAGGGAAAACGCAAGAATGACGGCGCTTTTATGA
- the ccdc92 gene encoding coiled-coil domain-containing protein 92: MASANVTLENQLHSAQKNLLFLQQDHANTLKGLHEEIRRLQQQCTDLTYELTVRSSDPSDSGEVRCRELQRKCEELEAELKKKEEENTELLRDLEQKNAMIFVLENTIKEREKKYLEELKMKSHKLAVLSGELEQRASTIAYLTSQLHATKKKLLGGSSSEASPNVSPVTSYVPTPPPAKDRQPETPRRRMKKSLSQPLHPELTEVYRLGPDGRRIVLRDTVEAMPDPTPFLQAGRESPELQVVRERPAVIPPIASERSPVPPLGATASPRHSPARGQHRAHIGVAHRISHGSPVQGPPQAELETLAVDQVSEEKVVRKRSGADRTV, translated from the exons ATGGCATCAGCTAATGTTACGCTGGAAAATCAGCTGCACAGCGCACAGAAGaacctgctcttcctccagcaGGACCATGCCAACACGCTGAAGGGGCTACACGAGGAAATACGCAGATTACAGCAGCAGTGCACAG ACCTGACGTATGAACTCACGGTCCGCAGCTCCGACCCCTCAG ACAGTGGCGAGGTCCGGTGCCGGGAGCTTCAGAGGAAGTGCGAGGAGCTCGAGGCCGAGCtgaagaaaaaggaggaggagaacacagAGCTGCTTCGGGACCTGGAGCAGAAGAACGCCATGATTTTTGTGCTGGAAAACACCATaaaggagagggagaagaagTACCTGGAGGAGCTCAAGATGAAGAGCCACAAGCTGGCCGTCCTGTCCGGAGAGCTGGAGCAGCGGGCGAGCACCATCGCGTATCTCACCTCGCAGCTTCACGCCACCAAGAAAAAGCTGTTGGGAGGCAGCTCGTCCGAGGCCAGTCCCAACGTCAGCCCCGTCACGTCCTACGTGCCCACCCCTCCCCCGGCCAAAGACAGACAGCCGGAGACGCCGCGGCGCCGGATGAAGAAGAGCCTGTCTCAGCCGCTTCACCCCGAGCTGACGGAGGTGTACCGGCTGGGCCCAGACGGCAGGCGGATCGTCCTGCGGGACACGGTGGAAGCCATGCCAGACCCCACCCCCTTCCTCCAGGCGGGGAGGGAGTCTCCGGAGCTGCAGGTGGTCCGAGAGCGACCTGCTGTCATCCCGCCCATCGCCTCTGAACGCTCCCCGGTCCCGCCACTCGGGGCCACCGCCAGCCCTCGCCACAGCCCCGCCCGAGGCCAGCACCGGGCCCATATAGGCGTGGCTCACCGCATCAGCCACGGCTCCCCCGTCCAGGGGCCCCCTCAGGCCGAGCTGGAGACTTTGGCTGTGGACCAGGTCAGTGAGGAGAAGGTGGTGAGGAAGCGCTCTGGAGCTGACAGGACAGTTTAA